The nucleotide sequence GGCCACCCCACCCGGCCCACTCCAGGCCTCCGGAAGGCGGCACAGGAGAGTTCTCGCTCCCAGAGGCCAAACTGACTGGAGCTTTCTGGCATGTCCAGCAAACAGAAAAGACCTGTCTTTCAGGCCAGGCCCAGGGGACAAACCAAGGAGCCCAGGCCACATGGGGAAAGCAGGGAGACCAGACATTAGGGACGAGTCCCTGCCTGCACCCGACCTCCCTGGCCTCACACCCTGACCCGGCCACGGGTCCTCATCTTCGGTTTCTGAGTGGCTTCTCTGCAGCTTCTCTCCTAGGGGACCCTGCCTACCTTTTCCTTCACAGGATGGCCTGGGCCACGCTGCCGGGAGGTAGGGCAAAGGCACTTTGGGTGCCAGCCCTGGGTCACAGacctccacccacccctgccccctgccccaggagaAACCAGATTTCTGAGCTGCCGGCTTGAAACCCACACAGGCTCCAGCCCACGAAGCCTCCACGCCCACCACGCCGAGAGCTGGACACGGGGCCAGGGCCAGAAGCAAATGCCAGGCAGAGGGGAAAGTCACGTGGCTGAGGGAGCACGGGCTGGGGTCctccctggggccaggcaggggctcaTCCCTCCCGGGACTGCCAGCAGccggggaggggccctgggcatCGTGACGGGGGAGATTACACAGAGCAGGAGCGTTTGTCCCAAAGCAGAGGGCAGACCGTAGGAAGGAGAGTTGGCATCCAGCTCCTACATGCCTAGTTCTGCGTCCCTCGCCACCCCCAGGCTCCCCAGGGAGAAGTCTTTTAATTGTCTTTTCCTCAGCAGGTGTCTGCGTCTCTGTGCACGTTCTGTGCGCTAGGAGACGTGTGCCTGAGCCTGTGTGCTGGGgcatggggagactgaggcagcgtGTGTGCacgggtgtgtgtgcgtgtgctgcTTGTGCATGTCAGGAAATGCAAcactgggggaggaaggggggcgCAGTGCTAATGCCTCAAGCACACCCCAGGGCCACAGCTAACCATGCACTCCGCGGCCCTAACTGCTAGGCTCCACTGCCACCAGGGAAGGAGGTGCCTGGGCACAAACGTCCCCAAACATTCCAGGAGGAAACAGACCCCGAGAACGAGGACCAGGATGGGGACAGCTGCTGAGTTCCCGCACTGGCAAGAGAAAGTCGGCACCTGACACCAGGGCCGGGAGATGCAGAGATGGACGAGACCCCTACGGTGTGAGCTGGCAGGGGACCACGCATGGCAGGGAGGGGGGCGGTCCCCAGGAGCCAGGACCCCTGTACCCCAGCTACGGGTGTGGAGACAGGCTGTGAGGAACGTGACTCAGAGCTGCCCCCACCTGGCCACTAGGCTGACTGCACCCCCCGTGCTGGGAAAAGCCTGGCCTCCCCAGCAGACCCCACAGAGCCCCTGCCGGGAGACACTGTCCCCCTTCAGTCCCACGTGCCCTTTAAGACAACTGCGCAGTGACTAAAGCGTGGGGGGGGGCGCTGTTAGTGCAGCTGGGCCTGAGTCCCTGCTGCCAGCGACACGGGGCCACATCCACGACTTCAGAGACTCAGGAGGGACGTGCCACGGCCGTCCAGGCAGAAACCGCAGGAGCTTCTGGAATCTGGCTGGAAATGCTGATATTCCCAGGCTGTGTCCCTCTCCTGGCCTGAAGACCTTCCCCGAGTTCCCCGAGACCCTGCagctccccccaacccccgcctgTGTGGCGCAGCCCTTGGCACAGagcagcagggggctggggggctgcaggAGAGCAAATGCGGGTGAGAACCCGGCACCCGAGACTGAGACCGCGACCGCGACCGAGAccgcaggggtgggggacagagggggaggagaaggcaggACAGAGCGTGATCCGGACTGCGGGGTGTCAccggtgagagagagaaaggtgagCAAGAAAGAGGTGGGACAGGGGCGCAGGGGAGAAAGAGCAAAGCGGGAAATGAGCAAAGGACAGTGAGGAGGAGCAGGAATGAGGGCAGACGCACAGGGCCCGCAGCAGCAGAGAGCGCAGGGGACAGCAGCCATGCCCGCCACCTACTTCTTCTTGTCCTTGTCCTTCCTCAGGGGCTGCTGCGAGGTGGCGTGCAGGGCCTGCGACTGCAGGGCCTCCACCGCCGCCTTCCTGCGGTTGAAGGCGTTggtctcctcctccagctcccggCGCTTCTCCTCCACCTTGCGCTTCTCCTCCTGGTGGATCCGCTTCAGGTGCTCAAACTTCTCGTGGAGCTGGGAGCAGAGCGGGGGCGTCAGCCTGGGCAGGGGGCGCGGAGGGGCTGCACCCCGGCCGCCCTGCCCGCCTTCCTCCTGCTCACCACggcccccaggcccagcacccACCTCCCGCTCCTTCTCCTTCAGCTCCAGCTCCGTCTCCTTCACTTTGTTGACGAACATCtgcctcatctcctcctccttcctctgcagcTCACTCAGGAACTCCTTCCTCTTGGCCTCGTAGGTCTCTTGCAGGCTGCGGAGGTGCAGGAAAGCAGGGCCGGGGTGGGGTGACGGGGGAAGGGCAGGCAGAGCCAGAGGGGCAGAGCCACGGGGCACTAGGGCCACTGGGGGCCCAACAGCCTCCGCCCGGCTCCCAAGACCCCAGGGCACAGATGCCAGTCTGTGTGGCCGTGACACACACAGCCAGTCTGGCTGTGACGGTGACGACGGCTCGCTCCCTGCTCAGGCTGTCACCTGAAGGGCTGGCTGTCACCGTCGCTGTCCTGGAAGCCCATCTCCTCCAACTTGCAGCGCCGGTAGAGCTCGTAGTGCCGGCTGTGCGTCTGCTCGCGCAGGTCCTCCATGTTCACGCGGATCAGCATCTCCCGCAGCTTCACGAAGTCGCAGTGGTTCTCGTTCTCCACTGAGGGCAGAGGCCCCGTGGGGGTCGGCAGgcacacaggtgggcaggggggaCAGTGCGGGGGACAGCAGTCAGGCTGCTACAGGCAGACTCCGCAGAGCCAGGGCAGGGACCCGGGGGGACACGTGGGACAGCAGCAGGGCGGGACGGGGACGGCGCTCAGGCCCTTGCTGGGGACGGGCCCTCCCGCCACACTCACCCTGCACCACTCCCCAGGGGTACTGCCGTGCTCGGACCAGCTTGTTGCCCACCTTCACCTCCTCGGTGCTGCCCACCACGGCGAAGGGCAGGTGTGCCTGGAAAGGGGCCCAAGCGAGCGAGCGTGAGCTGGCGCGGCTGACGGAGACGCCCTCACCGCCCCCGGCCCAGGAGGAGCTGCCGGGCGAACAGAGGCCCCAGGGCCGGATGCTCACTTCCCAGCTCTCTGCAGGAGACATGTTCTAGAACTCCAGACAGGGGAGGGGCTGAACCCTCACAGCCCCTCCCCGGTGCTCCCGACTCTCCGGGCTGTTCCTTCAGCCCTCGGGCTCCCCAGGGGCTGTCGGAGCTCCCTGGAAGGACCTGAGGGCCTGGCTCCCTCCCAGGTGCCCAAACCCTGGCTCAGGCCTGCCCACGCCTGCAGGCTTCCGGTTCCTAGCCTGAGTCCAGACCTTGTGACACTCAAACCTGGGGGGACCCCCGGCGCAAAGCCAATGGCAGATTCCTCCTGTCCCTGCCCACAAGACCCAGGCCCAGCCAGCTCCAAATGCCCAGCCCCGTCCTGGAGAAGCTACGACCGGCATTCTGGGGAGCGAGTCCCCTGGGGCTGTCTGAGCTCTGTGTGGCCCCGGAGCCCAACGCTCACGTTCATCACTGCGTTAATCTCGGCCACGGCCTCGTCATCCGTGGGAAACTGGTAGATCTGGACGCCGTTGCTGACCAGCTCGCCCAtgatcttgatcttgaacttgtGGAGCTCACTCTTGGAGATGGTGTCAGCCTTGGCGATGATGGGGATGATGTTCACCTGCCCAGGTCAGGGGTGGGGACAGCGGGTTGGCCGGCTGTTTCGAGCAGTGGCTCCCTGACTGTGGACAGCCACGCCCAGGCCACGTccctgggcagaggggcaggaAGCCAGAGAGATGAAGCTACTGCCGTGGGCAGGCCTGACCCAAACCCAGCCACCTGTGGCCATTCCAACGGGTTACAGCAACTGGCTGCAGTGCTTCTTGCAGCCCTGGCTCCCCAAGACCACCACCCAGGCCCAAGCTGGCCCCACCAGCATACCCAGCTTTGACCCAGACGCTCTGAAGGTCCTAACTGGCCTGGGCCTGGCAgcggcagggggagggggctgagcGCCCCACAGGCAGGATGACCTGTCGGCCACAGTGGCCACAGGAAGATCTCAGAATCTCCCAGGCCAAGGGGATCCCATTTTTCACAACAAAAACGCACACCTGAGGTGCAGAGGGCAGGGCCATGAGCGCTGACGGGTGACTGTGGGATCACACGCCCTCTAGGACCCCCAAGCCTTCCTGTCTCCCCCACAAAGCTGCCCTCACAACACCCACTCCTCATTCACATCCCAGGTGTGGGGCTTAGCCCCCCTCTCCCTGGCGGGCTCAGAAGGAACCAAGGAAAACCCGTGtcggggaggaaaggggaggtgAAGGCAGGAACTAGAATTAGGAATTGAGGGAGAGAAGTGAGTAGAGGCTGACAAGGGAAGGGGACGCCCTGGGGTAGGGGTcccagggaggtggagggagctgggggggaggggcagcaggctGGGAATGAGGACAGATTCAGCTGGAAGGAGGGGGCTCAGGACCAGGGCAGGGGGCGCCGGAGGAGGAGCCCAGAGCAGtgggggccctggggcagcagggacAGACGCAAGACAGACACAGCGAGGACCAGGCCAGGGGGCTGTCTGTAAGTCCCCACCAGTCCCAGGACCACGGAGGGTCGTCCCACCGCAGCCACGTCCGTCCCAGTGGGAGACACGGAACAAGGAGGGGCCGGGGGGACACACCTTGCTGTCCAGTTTCTTCATAGTCACCAGGTCCAGGGACTTGAGGGAGTGGCCCGTGGGCGTGATGAAGTAGAGGCAGGCGTGGATCCTCGTGTCGTGGTAGTCGAAGAGCGAGCGGCGGATCTTCAGCTCCTCCTGCAGGTAGTTCTCAAACTGCGCGTCGATGTAGTCAACTATGGGCCTGTAACTACAGACGGCTCCGTCACCCAGGAGGTGGGCGGCGGAGCCGGGCCACCCGCGGGCCTCCTCCCCGGGGACAGACAGCTTCTCCTGGGGACCCCTGTCTGGGCACAGGTAGGCGGCCGCCTCTCCTGACCCTCCAAGGAGTCACTGGTCAGTTAGCTGCCACCGGGCCTCAGAGGTCGCCCCAGAGGCCTCCCCGGGCCCCTGGAATGAAGGGCTCGGCTACTCGTAGGGGACAGTGTGGAGTGAGGGGCTCAGCTACTCATAGGGGGCGGTGTGGAGTGAGGAGCTCGGGTAGAGTTTTAGAGCCGTGGCCaaggtggctggggtggggggagccggCCGGGGCCGCCCTTTCCGCCTCTTGCCTGTCATCCTTGTTGATCTGGTCCCCGAAGCCCACAGCGTCCACGATGGTCAGCTTGAGCTGCACGTTGCTCTCCTGGAGGTCGTAGGTCTGGGGCCGCAGCCGCACGCACGCCTCGTGGTGACTGGCTTCCTCGGCCTCGAAGGTCGTGTTGAAGAGCGTGTTCATCAGCGTGGATTTGCCGATGCCGGTCTCCCCTGGGGAGCGGGGACAGGAGCGGGAGGAGTGGGCATCGAAGGCTGGAACCAGGCTGCCCCTGGCTGGTGGCGAGGCCAGGCGGGGCCAGGCACCGCGGCTCCGCATAAGAGAAGGGGCAGGCCCCACAACCCGTCCCTCGCTGTCCCCATGCCCAGGAGCTCTCCCTTCCTCAGTGGCCTCAGAAATAACGTGGAAgaaacagccaaaaggtggaccTGGACACAAGGCACAGCCCGTGGGACGTGTGACCCGTTTCCTGGGGAACTGGGGCAGACGCCGAGTGGGCAGCTATGTCGGCCCCACTGGCCTCCGAGGGACCCAGGCCCCTAACACACAGCCTGCTCTGCCCACCCCGCCCGGCCAGGACGGCCACGGGGCAGCAGGGCCAGCGTCTGAGGCCACCGGGGGCTCAGTCCATGTGCCCCGGGCAGCTCCAGCTCCACGTGACTTTCACTGGCTGTCGGGGGCGGGGCTCTGCACAGGCTgccccccgggggggggggggggggggggacacgcACAGAGGGTCCGGCAGAGCACTTTGCGCCCTCCTGGGAGTCCCAGGCCTTGAGGTGCAGGAGCCTCCCAGGGCCCCGCCTGGGCTGTGCTGGTGCCGACGGGCGCTGGAGACCCACTACGTGACACTGCGAGGGGGGCACAGTCCTGTTTGCCATAGCGTCCTTGACACACAGTAGGGACAAGTAAATGAGCAAATGTTCAagtaaacaaatggataaatgaatctAAATCCCTGTGATAAACACccacagtttacaaagcactttcatgaGCCTAATCACCGTTTGTGCTGCATGACAACTGTCAGGTCCCAGCCCCCTCTCTGTCCTCAACTCTGGCAGAGACACCAACCAAGCCCTCGTCCGACCCCCCGGAGTCCCACCCTGCAGCTCTCCAGGAGCCCAGGGCAAGGACACCCCGTCTCCCAGGTGGTTCCCATCCAGCCTCGCCGGAGGCCGCCCCGGCTGGGCCGTGACACTCACCCACGCAGAGGATGTTGAAGCTGAAGCCCTGAGTGACCGACTTGCTGACCAGCTGGTCGGGGAGGCTGTCGAAGCCCACATGGCCGCCCAGAGAGAGGCTCCGGGGCTCCGGCTCTGCGCTCTGCGGAGACAGGAATCGAGCAGGAATCAAGCCAGGCGCTCAGCCCCCTGGGGCGAAAGGCCAAGCTGGGGGGAGGCTGAGCCTGAGTTAAACCAGCCCTGCCCCCATCGGGATTCTCAGCAAATCTCAGGACGTGTCTTGAGCACACCAGAGCTCTGACCCCCGGACTCCAGAGCCCAGTGACCCTCAGGACCCCAGAGTCCCACCTTGGAAAAGGCCTTTCGCCCTGGGAAAGGCTCTGTGCTACCTGGGATGGGCAGGGATGCCTGGGGCTCCACCCCTCCTGGCTTGGGTGGCCCCAGGGCCTAGGAAGAGGCCCCGATCAGAGAGCTTGTTCCTGCAGCCAGCTCTGAGGATGGGGTGATGCTGCTGCACCTCCCAGATCCCCCAGAGCTCCCAGACCCTCCTGTTGAAGCAGGATTCAAGCGGAGGCAGGTCCAGCCCGACCCCTCACACTCCGTCAGGGGGGTctccctgcccaggctgggctcatgGTCCTCCACGGTCACCCCCGCTCCTCACACAACCAAGCGAGGAAGTCACAGATACAGAAGCCGGCCCTCATGCAGACGGCCCACCGCTGGGGCTCAGGGGCAGTCTCTGAAGGGACGGTGACGTGACTCCCTGAGGCTTCCTCCCTCCTGCGTCAGTGGTATTCTCTGGAGACCCCTGGGTTCCTGCTCCTGCCCCGCTCCTactcccagcccaccccagccccggcTGTTTAGGCAGAGGGTTCTGGGCGAGGGTGTGGGGGCCGGGCCCTCGCAGAGAGATGGCAGCAGGCCCCACGTGAGCCGGGGCCACTGGAGTCGGCCCACAGCACCACAGAACGAAAACACGAGGA is from Eulemur rufifrons isolate Redbay chromosome 10, OSU_ERuf_1, whole genome shotgun sequence and encodes:
- the SEPTIN8 gene encoding septin-8 isoform X2, giving the protein MAAADLERVSSAEPEPRSLSLGGHVGFDSLPDQLVSKSVTQGFSFNILCVGETGIGKSTLMNTLFNTTFEAEEASHHEACVRLRPQTYDLQESNVQLKLTIVDAVGFGDQINKDDSYRPIVDYIDAQFENYLQEELKIRRSLFDYHDTRIHACLYFITPTGHSLKSLDLVTMKKLDSKVNIIPIIAKADTISKSELHKFKIKIMGELVSNGVQIYQFPTDDEAVAEINAVMNAHLPFAVVGSTEEVKVGNKLVRARQYPWGVVQVENENHCDFVKLREMLIRVNMEDLREQTHSRHYELYRRCKLEEMGFQDSDGDSQPFSLQETYEAKRKEFLSELQRKEEEMRQMFVNKVKETELELKEKERELHEKFEHLKRIHQEEKRKVEEKRRELEEETNAFNRRKAAVEALQSQALHATSQQPLRKDKDKKN
- the SEPTIN8 gene encoding septin-8 isoform X1; translation: MAAADLERVSSAEPEPRSLSLGGHVGFDSLPDQLVSKSVTQGFSFNILCVGETGIGKSTLMNTLFNTTFEAEEASHHEACVRLRPQTYDLQESNVQLKLTIVDAVGFGDQINKDDRPIVDYIDAQFENYLQEELKIRRSLFDYHDTRIHACLYFITPTGHSLKSLDLVTMKKLDSKVNIIPIIAKADTISKSELHKFKIKIMGELVSNGVQIYQFPTDDEAVAEINAVMNAHLPFAVVGSTEEVKVGNKLVRARQYPWGVVQVENENHCDFVKLREMLIRVNMEDLREQTHSRHYELYRRCKLEEMGFQDSDGDSQPFSLQETYEAKRKEFLSELQRKEEEMRQMFVNKVKETELELKEKERELHEKFEHLKRIHQEEKRKVEEKRRELEEETNAFNRRKAAVEALQSQALHATSQQPLRKDKDKKKASGWSSIYSVTIP